Below is a genomic region from Spirosoma radiotolerans.
TACGCAAACAAATCAGGACTATCTGTCTTTAGGTGCAGCGTGCCTCCAGGCACTAACAAACGTTGATAGGTTGACAAGAATCGTGGGTGGGTTAATCGATGTTTCTCCTGCTTTGGCCGGGGCTGCGGATCAGGAAAGGTGATCCATACTTCATTAACTTCTCCGTCGGTAAAAAACTCCGTCAGGAAATTGATGTCCGTACGCAAAAAGGCGACATTCTGTAACGCCAACGTTTGAGCCGCCCTGGCCCCACGAGCAATCCGGTCTCCTTTGATATCGACCCCTATAAAATTTACTTCTGGAAAGGCCTGTGCTAAGCCAACCGTATACTCTCCTTTTCCACAGGCCAACTCAAGAACGATTGGGTTGTTGTTTTTGAAATAGTCCGTTCGCCAGTTCCCACGAATGGTTTTGTAAAGAGGTTTACCAACTTGAATAACATTTGTACTTTCTGCGTTTTGCAGAAAGCGGTGTGTTTTTCTACGTGTCACGGTGGTTATAAATTAGGTAATTCGGCAATGGTGTAGTTGCTGCCGGTTATCAGAATTAAATCATCAGCAGCCGAATCCTGTAAAGCCGCCGACAAGGCCGCATTCACATCGGTGAAAACGTGCCCCCTCCGACCAATCAA
It encodes:
- the trmB gene encoding tRNA (guanosine(46)-N7)-methyltransferase TrmB: MTRRKTHRFLQNAESTNVIQVGKPLYKTIRGNWRTDYFKNNNPIVLELACGKGEYTVGLAQAFPEVNFIGVDIKGDRIARGARAAQTLALQNVAFLRTDINFLTEFFTDGEVNEVWITFPDPQPRPKQEKHRLTHPRFLSTYQRLLVPGGTLHLKTDSPDLFAYSLEQVKQAQVTNLQYTTDLYSSPLNDIHLGIKTKYEQIFFDKGFTINYLQCKMGVI